One Peromyscus leucopus breed LL Stock chromosome 2, UCI_PerLeu_2.1, whole genome shotgun sequence DNA window includes the following coding sequences:
- the LOC114705971 gene encoding cytochrome b-c1 complex subunit 7-like: protein MRDDTIYKTEDVKEAIRRLSENLYNDRMFQVKRALDLTMKHQILPKEQRTKYEEDKFYLEPYLKEVIRERKEKEEWTKK, encoded by the coding sequence ATGCGAGATGATACAATATACAAGACTGAAGATGTGAAAGAAGCCATAAGAAGGCTTTCTGAGAATCTTTATAATGACAGAATGTTTCAAGTTAAGAGAGCTCTGGACCTGACCATGAAGCATCAGATCTTGCCTAAGGAGCAGCGGACAAAATATGAGGAGGACAAATTCTACCTTGAGCCCTATCTGAAAGAGGTTATtcgggaaagaaaagagaaagaagaatggacGAAGAAGTGA
- the Med18 gene encoding mediator of RNA polymerase II transcription subunit 18 has protein sequence MEAPPVTMMPVTGGTINMMEYLLQGSVLDHSLESLIHRLRGLCDNMEPETFLDHEMVFLLKGQQASPFVLRARRSMDRAGAPWHLRYLGQPEMGDKNRHALVRNCVDIATSENLTDFLMEMGFRMDHEFVAKGHLFRKGIMKIVVYKIFRLLVPGNTDSTEALSLSYLVELSVVAPAGQDMVSDDMRNFAEQLKPLVHLEKIDPKRLM, from the exons ATGGAGGCCCCACCAGTCACCATGATGCCAGTCACTGGGGGCACCATTAACATGATGGAGTACCTCCTGCAGG GAAGTGTTTTAGACCACAGTTTGGAAAGTCTTATCCATCGCCTTCGTGGTTTGTGTGACAACATGGAGCCCGAGACTTTCCTCGATCACGAGATGGTATTTCTTCTTAAGGGCCAGCAGGCCAGCCCGTTTGTTCTAAGGGCCCGGCGCTCCATGGACAGGGCAGGGGCACCCTGGCACCTGCGTTACCTGGGACAGCCAGAAATGGGAGACAAGAACCGCCACGCTTTGGTGCGCAACTGTGTGGACATTGCCACATCCGAGAACCTCACAGACTTCTTGATGGAAATGGGCTTCCGCATGGACCATGAGTTTGTCGCCAAAGGACACTTGTTCCGTAAGGGCATCATGAAGATTGTGGTGTATAAGATTTTCCGACTCCTGGTCCCCGGGAATACAGACAGCACAGAGGCCCTGTCGCTCTCCTATCTTGTGGAGTTAAGTGTGGTCGCACCAGCTGGGCAGGACATGGTCTCTGACGACATGAGGAACTTTGCGGAGCAGCTCAAGCCTCTGGTTCACCTGGAAAAAATAGACCCCAAAAGGCTTATGTGA